The genomic region CCGTAAAATCCCCCCACTTCAAGTATATGATTCAGTGCTTATGATTTTCAGCATAGCCAcagtgttgtgcagccatcaccactgtctagtTCTGGAACATTCTCGTCACCCCAGAGCAACCACACACCCATTGCCAGTCAGTTTGCATTCCCTTATCCCCCAGCAACCACTTAACTTGCTCTCTGTCTCTGTGGGttggcctgttctggacattCCTATAACTGGGGTATGAGCCTCTGTGTCCGGCATCTTTCACCGAGCACATTCTCAGGGTTCATCGCTTTGCACCCTGTATCAGGACTTCACTGCTTTTTGTGACTCGgcattattccattgtatggatagaccACTCTCTGTTCATCATTCACCGGCTGGTGGACAGGGTTTGTTTccactttgacttttttttttttgcctgtaccgagtcttagttgcagcatatgaactcttagttacGCCATGTGgaatctcgttccctgaccagggatagaacccgggccccctgtgttgggagctcggagtcttagccactggaccaccagggaggtccccactGTTTGACTTTCTTCAGtagcgctgctgtgaacattccaGCATGGGTTTCTGTGTGGACCTGTGTTTCCATTCTCTTCAGTGAGGCCAGAAGTGGAACCTCTGCCAGGTGCTTGGGGAAGCACCGCCCTTGTGGTCTTGAAGCCCACTGTGCCCAGTGTTGACCAGCTGGGTAACACGGCCTGGGGCTGGCCGCcctcccacctgccctgcctgGCTGATCCTCCTTCCCAGGCCCTGACTCCTGGCCACCGCGTCGGGGGACACCACCCACACACGGGGCTCTAGCTCTGCTTCCTGAGGTGCCCGGGCTGACATGTTCTCCGCCCCTTCTTTGTTTTTATCCTCGGCATTTACCGCCGGCTGGTGTTGCTGTTTGTATTTATCTCTGTGCTGTCTGTCTCCCGCCAAAATGTCAGATCCACGAAGTCAGACAGCGTGGCTTGTCTTGGTCGCTGATTGGATTCTTCCGCCCTGGCGTGTGATGCCCTTTCCGTAAACTCAGCCAGCCCCCTACTTCCTTTTGTCTTCATCCTCCAGGATTATGGCCCCAAAGTCAATTTCCGGAAACAGAAGCTAAAGATGGCCGGCTTCCGAGGCCTCCCCAGCTTCAGCCGGGAGGTGGTGCGGCGGATGGGCCTGTACCCCATCCTGGAGGACTTCCGGCCCGTGGAGCAGTGCAACCTGGACTACTGCCCGGAGCGGGGCTCGGCCATCGACCCCCACCTGGACGACGCCTGGCTGTGGGGGGAGCGGCTGGTGAGCCTCAACCTGCTGTCCCCCACCGTGCTATCCATGTCCCGGGAGGCGCCCGGCAGCCTGCTGCTCTGCCTGGCCCCATCCGGCTTCCCGGAGGCCCTGGCGGACGGCGCGATGGCGCCCAGCCGGTCCATCCCGTGCCAGGAGGTGGAGGTGGCGGTCCCCTTGCCCCGCCGCTCCCTGGTGGTGCTCAGGGGAGGCGCGCGGCACCAGTGGAAGCACGCCATCCACCGGCGAGACGTCGGGGCCCGGCGCGTGGGCGTCACCTTCCGGGAGCTGTCGGCCGAGTTCGGCCCCGGAGGGAAGCAGCAGGAACTGGGGCAGGAACTCCTGCAAATGGCGCTCTCCTTTCATGGGAGACCCACCACGTGAGCCGCCAGGGCGGGGAGCTGGCCGCTGGGCCTGGCGGAGGCGCTGGCTCCCGAGCGGACCGTTGGCCAGCATTGAAGGGGGCGCCCAGCGCCAGGGTCTTTCTCAGGTCTTAAGGGGAGACCGCCGGACACGCCCTGGCACAGGGCAGCTCGAGCCCTGCCCGGGATGGTTTCATGGTGCGGGGCCTCAGGTCGGTCCCTTCTGACCTGCGCGGTGGCCACTTGTTTGGGTGGTTTGTCACAGTTTGAGGGCAGTGGCCTAATTTGAGCTTAAAAATGGTTGGTGCTCCTTCAGTCTGTTTTCTCCTTTATCCATCTGTCTTAATGAGGTTAGAGGGTAACCGAGGTTAGCGGCTAggtagcatcaccagctcagtggacatgaatttgagcaaactccgggggacagtgaaggacagaggagcctggcatgctgcagttcatggagacgcaaagagtcaggcaccatTGAGCCACTGAATAACAACTTAACAAGGTTGCAGAATATCCCAGCCTGCAGGCCCTACATTTATCTACTAttttacttgtttacttttggccatgccacgcagCTTGCagcattttagttccctgacctggggattgaagctaggtcatggcagtgaaagtgacaggtcctaaccactagactgcccaGGAGTTCCTAGGCCCCTCCTTTAGAGAGCGTGTTGGATTGGAGAGTGGATTGGTAGAGGATGTGAGGTGGTTATTGTTTCAGACATCAGGACTGCTGACAGCTTCTGAGCCAGCTCTGCCCAGGTCATGCTTGACTCCGTGGGGTGTGCAGTGTGGTGATGGGGCAGTCTGCTGGGAGtctgggccccccacccccagtgatgTTAGAAGTTGTGGAGGGGCCTCCTCAGCCCCTGGGACAGCACAGGGCGGCTCACTGCCTGGCACCAGTGCTGTGAGGAGCTGACCTGGACGGGCGGCGGTCCCCCGCGGCCAGGTGAGGAACAGCCTGTGGAGGCGGACAGCATGGCGGGCCAGCCTGGTCTCCTGCTGCTTATATGACAATATACCTGGCCCACCAGCCACATGCTAGGAGCCAAACTTGGGGGACCAGCGTCCCATCACAGCCTGGAGACATTCGCAACACTGGTTTTCACTGTCACTGGAACTTTTTAAGAGCTGTCAGGCGTGCAGAGCCACTGGCCACCCTGCACTGTCTGCATAGTGGCCTGGCAGAGGCCCAACAGAAGGGCTGAGTGGGCCCAGCGGCCGGCCGTTGGGGGCAGTGGGCTTCCACACCCCTCGACTGGTGGGGACTGCTGCTCCTCAGGTACTGTGACCGCCCTGCTAGCCCTCACGCCCCTCAGGGTGGCGCTTGGGCAAGGTGGCCAGAGCTCCAGCCCCTCTTGCCACATCAGCTGCCAAGCAGGCGCACAGACCCGGTGGTCTGCTCGctgggagcttggcaggctgggCCTCGGGGCAGCCCGGCTCCTGGATGGAGCCTGCAGGGTGCTCCGCCAACAGAGGGCCCCATTTGAGCTGAGGCCAGGCAGTGTCCTCTAGGCTCTTCTGCAGAGACGGGTGCAAAACTCGCCGACTGTGTCCCCAGGAGCCTGGGAGGGACGGCAGGGGCTGGAAAGACAGCTCAGCAGGTTCTTAATGGGCCTGGGGAGGAGTCTCTAGCCTTGTCTGTCCATCCTCTCCCTTTGCCCTCCTGGAGGCATCCGAGTGAGGACCGTCTCTGCAGGCTGGCTGAGCTCACCCAGGAAATGGTCAGAGTGGGCTTGCTGGCCCAAAGATCTGCACTGAGCCCAGGCCTTTTCTGGGGTCCCCCAGGGCCTGGAGAGTCGTCTTGGACTGCAGAGGCAGGCTGGCCCTCTAGGTTGAGGTGCCAGAACATTCAGAACAATAAtagtgactttcctggtggtccaatggttaagactctgtgcttccactgcaggggggcatggtatcaatccctggttggggagccaagATCCTATATACTgcacagtatggccaaaaaaacaaaagaatttttttttctttaatgttttaaaaacagtaaagGCCAGAAGTGTCCAATAAGGGGGCCTCTACCTCCCTCACCTGGGAGCCTGTTGGGGCACTGGTGACCAGTGGTTGGAGCAGGGGCTTCTGAGTATCCCCTCTCCCTATGGCCTCCCACCAAGAGCAGAGAGCAGGTTATAGCtttatttattcagttcaatCCAGGgcaactgtttttaaaaactccATATACAGGATGGGGGGGGTGGGGTTGCATACACCACATGTGGTCTCCATGATGTCATGCATAGTGCATTTCTCAGCAGAAGACAGATAACGTCTGTAAATGAGCCTCAATCCACTCAGGCTTGCGTGGTTTTGTCCTGCACGGATTTCCCTAGAAGACACTGAAATACATTCTGCCCTGGCAGTTTGTCCAAAATAGAAACCCTTGCGTTTGCTTCTGGTCAGGTACTAAATGGAGATTGTGTTCCACTTTGGAAACGGCCTCTGTGTATCTGCGGGCATTTGTTTTATGAGCACCAGGAAGGCTCCTTTCAGAGGAAAATAGGGCAAGCCCACACTGGCTCTTCTCACCATGGAGAGGCCACTGTACTCAGAACCCTCTTCACAATCAGGTTAAACCTCCAGAAACCGAATTTCTAGCCTGTAAATATGCTTCCCTCTCGTTCCGAGACTGCCCTGCTGCGGCTCCAAATAGTAGCTTACTCTCCTGCCCCAGAGGACGCTCTGGGCTGCCCTGAGGGGACCCCCATCACCAGTCCCCAACCCACAATCATCTCTGTTCTCACAGAAACTGCCCCACACCTCTGGGAACTAGAAAGGCTGGAGTCAAGAAAACTCGCTGGATGAAAATAAATTACAAGAACATTGTTCTCCTAATCAGTGTCTAAAATATgtcatgtggcatcttccctACCCGTGCAGCACTGTCCCTGGCACCTAGTGTCCGACCCTGATGGGCCAGGTTAGGAAATCCCCTCCCACCACCGCCACGGGCCAGGCGTTAACAGCGGGCTCCTGGCTGATACCTGGGGTGTGCTTGCCACGGTTTGGGAAGCTGGGCACTCCCTGGGCCTGGCTCACAGGAGGGGGCACCAGGCGGCCCAGAGAAGCGGGTCGCAGTCAGCCCCGTGAGGCCCCTCTCGAAAGGCTCAGGCTAGAGGAAGGGGCTGCTGCCTGCTTCCCGCAGTGGGGAGGAGCCAGCCCGTCTGGTCCCTACCAGGACACACAGTGGCGGTCTTGCAGTGACGCTGACATTCTTGCACGAAGCAAACACATTAAACCAGACGAGCCTTTTCAACAAGGCtccaggagaggaaaggagacaTGCGCTAGGACGCGAGCAAGTCACGACAGATGGCAGCATGAGGGACACGCCCTTTGGAAGGCGCCAGGGCTCACCTCTGGCCCTGCAGGACACGACATCCAGGCTCCCTGTAAATGCCACAACTTGCACTGGTGGTACTCAGCATTTCAGAGTGATGTGTTAAGGTTTACGTTCTCAACAGTACGTCACAGTCTCAGAAACCTTGGCAAGGCCCACCAGCATTTCTTGGCACTCACAACCCAGACACCACAGAGCTACTAGGCTGTGGACAGAAATGCCATTTGAACATGAAGTCTGATAACtgtggaaacaaaagaaaaggcaCCCCTTTCTGATGGCTGCTGGCCAGTATGGTACATGTGGTTCTTAAAAGCAGCTCAGAGCACAGCAAGCTCACAGATAAGCTGAGCTGTAGCATGTATGTATTCTACCCCAGGACATGGGCTCAGGTCTACCAGATGCCCTTCTCGAAAACACCAGAACCCACACCTGTGCATGGCTGTGTAGAAGTATGAGCTGGACCTGTGGGTGTGGCCAGAAGGCCTGGGGGGCCCCCAAGGAGCACTACACGGGACCTCGGTCTCCCTGCTGTCATAAGCAGAACCCACATGTGGCCAGGGTTGGCCTCTGACACCACCACCCACAGACCAGGCCAGGACACGGCCTTGTCTAGACAAGAAGTCCCCCAGGCCACCCCCTCCCACAGCCAGGGCCACAGGCAGCATGGAAATGGGTGAGTTCAGCTGCCTGGTCAGTGTCCTGCCCTCTGTAGCCTCAACTTGGAGGGCTGACAGCTCAGGGAACAATCTGGGGTTAAGAGAAGGACGTCTCTGGACTGTGGGCCCCTTCCCCAACCTGGTGGCCTTGCTGGGTCAGTGTGGCCAGGGATCCTGCTGCCTGGGAAGAGAGAGTTCGAGCTCAGGCTGCTTCAGGTCATCCCTGTTAGCCATCT from Muntiacus reevesi chromosome 2, mMunRee1.1, whole genome shotgun sequence harbors:
- the ALKBH4 gene encoding alpha-ketoglutarate-dependent dioxygenase alkB homolog 4 isoform X2, with protein sequence MAAAVSGRPQRHPHCGWIELLPLASQHKTHRFIYYPDTGWAVGAEESDFEGWAFPFPGVTLIEDFVTPEEEAEMVQLMDRDPWKLSQSGRRKQDYGPKVNFRKQKLKMAGFRGLPSFSREVVRRMGLYPILEDFRPVEQCNLDYCPERGSAIDPHLDDAWLWGERLVSLNLLSPTVLSMSREAPGSLLLCLAPSGFPEALADGAMAPSRSIPCQEVEVAVPLPRRSLVVLRGGARHQWKHAIHRRDVGARRVGVTFRELSAEFGPGGKQQELGQELLQMALSFHGRPTT
- the ALKBH4 gene encoding alpha-ketoglutarate-dependent dioxygenase alkB homolog 4 isoform X1 — encoded protein: MAAAAVVPPEVLRECGCKGIRTCLVCERQRGGDPPRQYPSQKTHRFIYYPDTGWAVGAEESDFEGWAFPFPGVTLIEDFVTPEEEAEMVQLMDRDPWKLSQSGRRKQDYGPKVNFRKQKLKMAGFRGLPSFSREVVRRMGLYPILEDFRPVEQCNLDYCPERGSAIDPHLDDAWLWGERLVSLNLLSPTVLSMSREAPGSLLLCLAPSGFPEALADGAMAPSRSIPCQEVEVAVPLPRRSLVVLRGGARHQWKHAIHRRDVGARRVGVTFRELSAEFGPGGKQQELGQELLQMALSFHGRPTT